A genomic region of Zalophus californianus isolate mZalCal1 chromosome 11, mZalCal1.pri.v2, whole genome shotgun sequence contains the following coding sequences:
- the LOC113913542 gene encoding olfactory receptor 10W1: MIWGNHSLLMEFVFLAYPTQPELRVLSFLGVSLVYTLIISGNVLIIETIQTEARLHTPMYYFLGSLSGVEICYTAVVVPHILANILQSEKTITLLGCATQMIFFIGLGNADCLLLASMAYDRYVAICHPLQYPLTMTLTLCVRLVMASVVIGLFLSIQLVAFIFSLPFCRAQSIEHFFCDVPPVMRLFCARSHIHEQSVLVAATLAIAMPFFFIATSYVFIVAAVLKIHSAAGRHRAFSTCSSHLSVVLLQYGCCAFMYLRPNSSYYPKQDQFISLVYTLGTPMLNPLIYTLRNSEMKGILGRVLTRNCLSHSK, translated from the coding sequence ATGATCTGGGGAAATCATTCACTGCTGATGGAATTTGTGTTCCTGGCCTATCCCACGCAACCAGAGCTCCGTGTCTTGTCCTTCCTTGGAGTCAGCCTAGTTTACACCTTGATTATCAGTGGGAATGTCCTAATTATAGAGACCATCCAGACAGAAGCCCGTCTACACACACCCATGTACTATTTCTTGGGCAGCCTCTCAGGAGTGGAAATATGCTACACCGCTGTGGTGGTGccccacatcctggccaacatccTACAGTCAGAGAAGACCATCACCCTCCTGGGCTGTGCCACTCAGATGATCTTCTTCATTGGGCTTGGCAATGCTGATTGCCTCCTCTTGGCCTCCATGGCCTATGACCGGTATGTTGCCATCTGCCACCCCTTGCAGTACCCCCTCACCATGACTTTAACTCTCTGTGTCCGCTTGGTCATGGCCTCTGTGGTCATTGGCTTGTTCCTGTCCATACAACTGGTGGCCTTCATCTTCTCTCTGCCATTCTGCCGGGCTCAGAGTATCGAGCACTTCTTTTGTGATGTGCCACCTGTGATGCGTCTTTTTTGTGCCCGCAGCCACATCCATGAACAGTCAGTGCTTGTGGCAGCCACACTGGCCATTGCCATGCCTTTCTTCTTCATCGCCACTTCCTATGTCTTCATTGTTGCTGCCGTGCTCAAGATCCACTCAGCAGCGGGGCGTCACCGGGCCTTCtccacctgctcctcccacctTTCTGTGGTCCTGCTGCAGTATGGCTGTTGCGCCTTCATGTACCTGCGCCCCAACTCCAGCTACTACCCTAAGCAAGATCAGTTCATCTCACTGGTGTACACTTTGGGAACACCAATGCTCAACCCACTTATCTACACCCTGAGGAACAGTGAAATGAAGGGGATTCTGGGGAGAGTTCTTACCAGGAATTGCCTCTCCCATAGCAAATAG